The following coding sequences are from one Arachis hypogaea cultivar Tifrunner chromosome 7, arahy.Tifrunner.gnm2.J5K5, whole genome shotgun sequence window:
- the LOC112702996 gene encoding uncharacterized protein: MLLILFHLFVRHATHEQVEPATLVPLANQCKKVFLVMAPRVKGKGVKGHRSSCTTAAAAISTTSTSSGTSVVPDFQIGSLSQQPYLMIYDHQHHMGLLIIERRELASKYEQVKTLAESSELMHKQRELGN, translated from the exons ATGTTGCTAATTTTATTTCATCTTTTTGTACGACATGCTACCCATGAACAGGTGGAACCTGCGACCCTTGTGCCATTAGCCAATCAATGCAAAAAAGTATTTCTG GTCATGGCTCCTCGGGTCAAAGGTAAAGGTGTCAAGGGTCATAGAAGTTCTTGCACCACTGCCGCAGCCGCTATTTCAACCACCTCCACCTCTTCTGGGACTTCAGTTGTGCCAGATTTTCAGATAGGATCACTTAGCCAGCAACCGTATTTGATG ATATATGATCACCAGCATCACATGGGCCTTCTCATAATTGAGAGAAGGGAATTGGCTTCCAAGTATGAGCAAGTTAAGACCTTGGCTGAGTCTTCTGAGTTAATGCATAAACAAAGGGAGCTTGGGAATTGA